In the Acetobacterium sp. KB-1 genome, CAGGATCTCAAAAAAGGCACCAAGGTAAAAAATATCCGTCTGGTTGACAGCGATCATAACATCGATTGTAAAATTGACGGTTTTGGAGCCATGTCGCTAAAATCAGAGTTTGTTAAAAAGGCATAATCATTAGCACTAAAATGGTACAGACTCGCCTAGGAAAAAACTAAAAAAGCAAAGTGAAACAAACAAAAGCCCACTGATTTTTACTGGCAGAAAATCAGTGGGCTATTTTTTTGAATTGACGAAATCAAATATTTAAATCTTCGTAAGGTAGTTATAGGCCGATTTAAAAAAATAAAAGATTTTAACTTGGACTAAAGATCAGATAGTAGTATAGTAATAGTAGACAAATAATTCAATACAAATTAATTAGACTAAACAGTTTATCGCAAATTGTTTAAATTTATAATTAGGGAGAAAAAAGATGTTGTATCGAAAATTCGGAAAAACAAATGAAGAGGTTTCAGTTTTAGGGTTTGGTTGTATGCGGTTGCCGGTTATCGACGGGGTTCAATCCAATATCGATGATGAAAAAGCCATCAAGATGTTAAGGTATGCCATTGATCATGGTGTGAACTATATCGATACGGCCTATCCTTATCATGGCACTGGTTTTGACAAAGGTGGAGAGAGCGAGCTTTTTGTGGCCCGGGCCTTAAAAGATGGTTATCGTGAACGGGTTAACATCGCGACCAAGCTGCCGTCATGGTTAATTCAGTCACGAGCCGATATGGACCGATTATTGGATGAACAGTTAAAACGGCTGGAAACGGATACAATCGATTTTTACCTGCTGCATGGACTCAACAGAGGTTTTTGGCAAAACCTGAAAAATCTGGGAGCCCTTGAATTTCTTGATCAGGCGATCAAAGACGGAAAAATCAAATACGCCGGTTTTTCGTTTCATGATGATGTTGATTTATTTGTCGAAATTGTCGATGCTTATGATTGGTCTTTTTGTCAAATCCAATATAATTATCTGGACGAAAACTATCAGGCCGGTAAGAAAGGCCTGG is a window encoding:
- a CDS encoding aldo/keto reductase; translation: MLYRKFGKTNEEVSVLGFGCMRLPVIDGVQSNIDDEKAIKMLRYAIDHGVNYIDTAYPYHGTGFDKGGESELFVARALKDGYRERVNIATKLPSWLIQSRADMDRLLDEQLKRLETDTIDFYLLHGLNRGFWQNLKNLGALEFLDQAIKDGKIKYAGFSFHDDVDLFVEIVDAYDWSFCQIQYNYLDENYQAGKKGLEYAASKGMGITIMEPVRGGALVDKLPQEVLAAWNEAPIKRTPAQWALRWVMNHPEVSVVLSGMTTMEQVIDNINTANAGAANSLTNQELALVDFAKKTITEKMKVNCTNCRYCMPCPSGVDIPGHFSLYNNAYLFDTLEKAKSLYSTMFPQDAKASHCVECGKCEEHCPQNIAIIEELKNVRAALE